A genomic segment from Lignipirellula cremea encodes:
- the rsfS gene encoding ribosome silencing factor, whose amino-acid sequence MKLALAAARVAAENRAEDVRVLDMRGQTPQFDYFVIATGFSRRQLHAISEDIDHKLEDDMGDKRRNIAGYDESRWIVLDYGDVVVHLFEPDMRAFYSLENLWAEAKPVDLTEILKEA is encoded by the coding sequence TTGAAATTGGCGCTGGCCGCTGCGCGGGTAGCCGCTGAGAACCGTGCGGAGGATGTCCGGGTGCTGGACATGCGCGGTCAAACGCCGCAGTTCGATTATTTCGTGATTGCCACCGGTTTCAGCCGCCGCCAGCTGCACGCCATCAGCGAAGATATCGATCACAAGCTGGAAGACGACATGGGCGACAAGCGTCGCAACATTGCCGGCTACGACGAAAGCCGCTGGATCGTTCTCGATTATGGCGATGTGGTCGTCCACCTGTTTGAACCCGACATGCGGGCTTTTTACAGTCTGGAAAACCTCTGGGCCGAGGCGAAACCGGTCGACCTGACCGAAATTTTAAAAGAAGCCTAA
- the argS gene encoding arginine--tRNA ligase: MNILGLLRSRVAAALAKVTEHLDDDPALLASLLDMVRPSQNPQFGDYQVNCAMSLSKRLGQTARETAAAIVEHLDVADFCDPPEIAGPGFINLRLTNAWLQQQLAVAASDDRLGIEPVAQPRTYVVDYSSPNVAKPMHVGHIRSTVIGDSLARILRFLGHKVITDNHLGDWGTQFGMIIYGYKHFRDDNAYEAEPVAELSRLYRQVHALMEYHSNKRGLFDAENRVSAKMEELATHRALLPTGDKKRDSAQKKARHKLEQQVEKLAEDLGHVKEKISKVESDTTLYMLALKHEKIDQAVLEETAKLHQHDPENTALWEQFLPHCRAHIQRVYDRLGVVFDHELGESFYHDQLAGVVEDFEKAGLARESDGAMCVFLDGFDAPMIIRKRDGAFLYATTDLATIDYRVKEWAPDAILYVVDFRQGDHFSKLFAAAKKWRGDSLELRHVSFGTVTDDQGRPFKTRDGVAAGLEGLLDQAVGAAGAVLEESLSDLTAEERAEVADIVGHAAIKYADLSHNRTSDYKFSLEKMIALNGNTATYMQYAYARVQSIFRRGEIDINALRAQAPTILLDEPAERALALEILRFHDALSDVLNDYRPNVLTDYLFEQLAKAYSAFFEKCPVLKVDTPEQKSSRLLLCDLTARTIRQGLELLGIQVVDRM; the protein is encoded by the coding sequence ATGAACATCTTAGGATTACTGCGGTCCCGGGTTGCGGCCGCACTCGCCAAAGTGACGGAACACCTGGACGACGATCCGGCGCTGCTCGCCAGCCTGCTCGATATGGTCCGGCCTTCGCAAAATCCCCAGTTTGGCGACTACCAGGTCAACTGTGCGATGTCGCTCAGCAAGCGCCTGGGGCAAACCGCCCGGGAAACGGCCGCCGCCATCGTGGAGCATCTGGACGTCGCCGACTTCTGCGATCCGCCGGAGATCGCCGGCCCCGGTTTCATTAATCTGCGACTGACCAACGCCTGGCTGCAGCAGCAACTGGCGGTCGCCGCCAGCGACGATCGGCTGGGGATCGAGCCGGTCGCCCAGCCGCGGACGTACGTGGTCGACTACTCGTCCCCCAACGTCGCCAAGCCGATGCACGTGGGCCATATCCGCTCGACCGTGATTGGCGATTCGCTCGCCCGCATCTTGCGGTTCCTGGGGCATAAAGTGATTACCGACAATCACCTGGGCGACTGGGGCACGCAGTTCGGCATGATCATTTACGGCTACAAGCACTTTCGCGACGACAACGCCTATGAAGCAGAGCCCGTCGCCGAGCTCAGCCGGTTGTACCGCCAGGTGCACGCGCTGATGGAATACCACAGCAACAAGCGCGGCCTGTTCGACGCCGAGAACCGAGTCTCCGCCAAAATGGAAGAGCTGGCGACCCATCGGGCATTGCTTCCCACAGGCGACAAGAAGCGGGACTCGGCCCAGAAAAAGGCCCGCCACAAGCTGGAGCAGCAAGTCGAGAAACTGGCCGAAGACCTGGGCCATGTCAAAGAGAAAATCTCCAAGGTCGAGTCCGATACCACGCTGTACATGCTGGCCCTCAAGCATGAAAAGATCGACCAGGCAGTGCTCGAAGAAACGGCCAAGTTGCACCAGCACGACCCGGAAAACACAGCCCTATGGGAGCAGTTCCTGCCCCACTGCCGGGCCCATATCCAACGGGTGTATGACCGGCTGGGCGTCGTGTTTGATCACGAGCTGGGCGAGAGCTTCTATCATGATCAGCTGGCCGGAGTGGTTGAAGATTTTGAGAAGGCCGGACTGGCCCGGGAAAGCGACGGAGCCATGTGTGTCTTCCTGGACGGCTTTGACGCCCCGATGATTATCCGCAAGCGGGACGGCGCCTTTCTGTACGCCACGACCGACCTGGCGACGATCGACTATCGCGTCAAGGAATGGGCGCCCGACGCCATTTTGTACGTGGTCGATTTCCGGCAAGGCGATCACTTCTCCAAACTGTTCGCCGCCGCGAAAAAGTGGCGGGGCGACTCGCTCGAGCTGCGGCATGTGAGCTTTGGGACCGTGACCGATGACCAGGGTCGGCCGTTCAAAACGCGGGACGGCGTCGCCGCCGGGCTCGAAGGGCTGCTCGACCAGGCCGTCGGCGCCGCCGGAGCCGTGCTGGAAGAGAGTCTCAGCGATCTGACCGCCGAGGAACGGGCCGAGGTCGCCGATATCGTCGGCCATGCCGCCATCAAGTACGCCGACCTGTCCCACAACCGGACCAGCGATTACAAGTTCAGCCTGGAAAAAATGATCGCCCTCAACGGCAATACGGCGACGTACATGCAGTACGCTTACGCCCGGGTGCAGAGCATTTTTCGCCGAGGGGAAATCGATATCAACGCCCTCCGAGCCCAGGCGCCGACGATCCTGCTGGACGAGCCGGCCGAGCGGGCCCTGGCGCTGGAGATTCTGCGGTTTCACGACGCCCTGTCCGACGTGCTTAACGACTACCGGCCGAACGTGCTGACCGATTACCTGTTTGAGCAGC
- a CDS encoding BlaI/MecI/CopY family transcriptional regulator yields MARPKQEQPTPGELEVLKVLWEIGPATVRQVMDRLNEQTHPRAYTSVMSLLNVMTDKRLVRRRTRGRAFAYEATAEQKQTLGCLLGDLLGRAFSGSTTALVTQLLDQSNPTAAELEEIRRLLDNYPAQDDAP; encoded by the coding sequence ATGGCCCGCCCCAAACAGGAACAGCCTACGCCGGGCGAACTCGAAGTACTCAAGGTGCTTTGGGAGATCGGCCCGGCCACCGTCCGCCAGGTGATGGACAGACTGAACGAACAGACCCATCCGCGTGCTTATACGTCGGTCATGAGCCTGTTAAATGTGATGACCGACAAGCGCCTCGTCCGCCGCCGCACCAGAGGCAGGGCCTTCGCCTATGAAGCCACGGCCGAGCAAAAACAGACGCTAGGCTGCCTGCTGGGAGACCTGCTGGGCAGGGCCTTTTCCGGTTCCACCACGGCGCTGGTCACGCAGTTGCTGGACCAGTCCAATCCGACGGCTGCGGAACTGGAAGAGATTCGCCGACTTCTGGATAACTACCCCGCACAGGACGACGCCCCATGA